One genomic segment of Sparus aurata chromosome 24, fSpaAur1.1, whole genome shotgun sequence includes these proteins:
- the LOC115576970 gene encoding proline-rich protein 12-like isoform X1, whose translation MERNYPAAGFGDLGAGTGWNYDRSAKASVMYGSSRSSHPDSELLHRQAYGTPHSLQGYATNHHTGGSRQGGAWGGAGHTLGLSGLFDASLHHASPSGPDPSVMNLISALESRGPQPPPSASSLLSQFRTASWQTAMHTPAPAELFISGALPSSSSFPSSSALSAYQHPGSFSGRSFTPSLSLQDTSTFSPTSNGLLSPHDPLLHIKTPSQSSLGFDRLLSSQSASQTQATSSSSSCHLPPPQFNLLSSQLHNQSSQLYNASMFSSASALPPTAAPLPPPPPLPQPPPELAVSRQDSVIKHYQRSSPAQSAPLPPQQYVSCGGSPCYQQIASHHRHSGVPCSPIEEQSPISDSKPSPRIESKTYQPIIQTPYTSSPSSSSTSSSSGPKGAKSSGSSSGYSSSGSASSSSRTPHTPPSASSTSSSSSKTSTGSLSAPSHQQPPPQSATATPPLPVVSSTHVQQPTPKHCLSTYGSPSVAKSSTGLPDQTPPQQHAQSHSPSQPPPIHMAQSYGSFNSPHAQDLSSGATGAGGEAFPDTGSGGRSFSAEIVFGESSFGSASLRREGSPSLGYGGAGGSTGCGPIPGAAVLGSGVASAGTGSRAAAVGNGGNNSYHLPESCPSPSINSTISCPGLHSPDSACHAQSPGGSGATKYMSSMLSPSFMSSPQVFSGTQQAQSQPYHSTPPQPKTKVEQSQGEEEDDDDFLIHHLLHTQSSTPHASQHHPPSQQLTQSLAQARDGESKGMTYEMSKISEDRYHLQSVIRTSSTTSSSGNGTAIDDAAIGLNSPLEISQKKQQQTESKLNISKSTAGGVGGVSDSFSLSHQQQHESLDSVVHYGSGDRYTQHPHSQHSHHTSHVSSHCQQHSQHSQISQHCRHTQHSQHNHPHSHSHSQPHMELKKPSDANDNAYLCNTPDVQHAQQNHISLSLMDSPSDPPQQTQMPESVLCTNRTKIDPHQPPSQQQQHPLRQQSNESSQLQLQLQTQGMDIQYSLGGQQRDGTQAGQNSVSPLEMLEQSLSRTNSRDNRRSLDRTGVGVPVTGGEGVGGDRHEQQHRLTPHHHPQQTTSDIHDFLSEPDLGLSTPAHLHHLSQRQAHHQPQARTHHQLSHSQLAHPLSHRMAANMATPQQQPQQREPVTQLSHSQIDQLKQHQFDPVGKEVQHHAQHPQRFAPLTSICFPDSLLQDEDRPFFPEMEDIFCSAGYKSSCAGDSGAGQAAQESLTQHHGQGQEGMKTLKTGVARESYDIVGHHNDQGYGQYCNSLPETGNNNLHSDLDSLKTHKLPSTVNTDQLGLIQSQTLAIGLSSTVLGDGSVNKIIGAVGVGGSCSTPGLTSPIFCSSRPKKLLKTSSFHLLKQRREPQPQTKKNYAQEYEFEDDEDKADVPADIRLNSRRHPDLLPDLVSSCRKAGGVSGVSGLSPLISDMDFCHSSNYPSLGHSSQPPSNGGPKKRGRKPTKPKREGPPRPRGRPRIRPLPEPPYCRGLVGSVAGESRRGRGRGRGRGRKEQGLVEMHQDMNKAGLPYHLQQLHQQQQCSQQQPYQQHPHQHNRQQADHHQAPQQQHHLHQHQLHVSCPHPLPHHQEQQHHHHEPQQQLSQQPQQDPIRPMKIKLPIPDMLPSESLLRTDSLSSIEPAFSDGSVGSAPSLGPSPGPSNIVDISRNDLSQTHIKLLKHQEKAAEMVWKKDFDDPLNPEAWASMQKLSGSADEKAFDLKPGFITSFLDFLKTGKKQTGFEHGHDGGEQEALNSCFSLKGEIRPLTSPHPPLPQTPPLPPTGTFSEGGQGEGADLALSSCPSPCKPLDEELKGNLETLPSFSSDEEDSVSKNQDLQKSISSAISALYDTPHTLAAAMASAMVKAPPTLSTPTPPPLTPPLPAIPPLIPSTENGKEEALTYNEQHIQDKRDQQLDSPQSNREEAVEREVEQGGVEEEDGEGTTVNNKDLIRHSHSLQRLLDEQEEEEEKEERMTEMQILEVSEVSDSPSGSVLAPEHPSPSLSISPSPPSYSAPSPLPPLCLSVPSPMPFRQEEEMENPTYPPSEQQQHSFQRAPTAGTSPPPSTSPPAVPSSPLSNLPLGQSIPPPSTTPPPSSSDQDQEPDVGQPSPFSPSSSSPSSSSSPPPSPPTPEEAPASQRLTSLHLAKKQADAAIAGESEEEDSESGGEGIFRERDEFVVRTEDIGTLKMALQTGREPPPIWRVQKALLQKFSPEIKDGQRQFCATSNYLGYFGDAKMRYQRLYVKFLENVNKKDYVRVCSRKPWHRAGLTLRRQSLPKQLPTNHNRTPPQVERDDRDRERQKERELKEQREKEQRERENREKVEKEYKERQRRERLEKERKEREKQEQEQKERNRKEIKKVEREKEDRDENERGNRESEREMERENEKGSERGEKGPKEREKGEYEREQRERELKETERRNREQKEKEKQDKERKEREKQERERRERERHERELKERERHEREQRERERKEREHKETDNLEREKRDKEREKREREQREAQEQKDREQKERDEERGRVQKEKERRENEKEKEKQRDQENVRGRRDDTMEIAGLKEDKRRREKKMECQTRAKTSQDNVEPPPKKRMKWLKVVQSSSDESDSSPPSDEDGPVQGGADSRAMREMFRSYVEMLVSTALDPDMIQALQDTDDELYLPPMRRIDSLLSEQKRRLLRRVNMSAQHQEALHIFPRLTADTLESGAVKVHLGGEGYNRKTLNWVKRSIPKQQDLKLSIETCRIYSLYHSLHHFKYHTFLHCKKETHSIEQAAEDPGQEEVVQQCMANQGWLESLYNSFMELLSLSAKA comes from the exons ATGGAGAGGAATTATCCCGCTGCAGGCTTCGGGGATCTCGGGGCTGGGACGGGATGGAATTACGACAGATCGGCCAAAGCAAG CGTTATGTATGGGAGCTCCAGGTCATCCCACCCAGACTCAGAACTGCTCCACCGGCAAGCCTATGGCACCCCACACTCCCTCCAGGGCTATGCAACCAACCATCACACAGGAGGTTCCAGACAGGGTGGCGCCTGGGGTGGCGCTGGACACACGCTTG GCCTGTCAGGGCTCTTTGATGCCAGCCTCCACCATGCCAGCCCCTCGGGTCCTGACCCCTCCGTCATGAATCTGATTTCAGCTCTTGAGTCCAGAGGTCCACAGCCCCCACCCTCTGCTTCATCCCTTCTCTCTCAATTTCGCACTGCCTCTTGGCAAACTG CAATGCATACCCCGGCCCCAGCTGAGCTTTTTATTTCAGGGGCCCTTCCGAGTTCCAGctctttcccctcctcctcagccCTTTCTGCATACCAGCATCCTGGCTCCTTCTCTGGACGATCTTTCACTCCCTCATTATCCCTTCAAGACACGTCTACATTTAGTCCAACTTCCAATGGTTTGCTATCACCCCATGATCCTCTTCTGCATATCAAAACACCCTCCCAGTCCAGCTTGGGCTTTGATCGCTTGTTGTCTTCCCAGAGTGCTTCTCAGACCCAagccacttcctcctcctccagttgCCACCTACCACCTCCCCAGTTCAATCTGTTGTCCTCCCAGCTACACAACCAGTCCTCCCAACTCTATAACGCCTCCATGTTCTCTTCCGCATCAGCCCTACCACCTACGGCAGCCCCTCTGCCCCCTCCACCTCCGCTGCCCCAGCCTCCTCCAGAGTTGGCAGTTTCCCGGCAGGACAGTGTGATTAAGCATTACCAGCGCTCGTCCCCAGCTCAGTCCGCACCACTCCCCCCACAGCAATATGTAAGCTGCGGTGGATCACCGTGCTACCAGCAGATAGCCAGCCACCATCGGCATTCTGGAGTGCCCTGCAGTCCAATAGAGGAGCAGAGCCCAATCTCTGACTCCAAGCCCTCACCACGGATAGAGTCGAAGACATATCAACCCATCATACAAACTCCTTACACATCCTCaccctccagctcctccacttcctcctcatctGGCCCCAAGGGAGCCAAGAGTTCTGGCTCCAGTAGTGGCTACTCTTCTTCGGGCTCAGCATCATCCTCTTCCCGTACCCCACACACTCCACCATCagcctcctctacctcctcttcatcctccaaGACGAGCACTGGCTCCCTGTCTGCTCCCTCTCATCAGCAGCCCCCACCTCAGTCAGCAACAGCGACACCTCCTCTGCCAGTGGTGTCATCCACCCATGTTCAACAGCCAACACCCAAACATTGCCTCTCTACCTATGGCTCTCCATCGGTGGCCAAATCTAGCACAGGCCTACCAGACCAGACCCCTCCCCAGCAACATGCCCAGTCCCACTCTCCCAGCCAGCCTCCACCTATACACATGGCCCAGTCTTATGGAAGCTTCAACTCACCTCATGCCCAAGACCTGAGCTCTGGAGCAACGGGCGCTGGAGGGGAGGCTTTCCCTGATACAGGCTCTGGGGGACGCTCATTTTCTGCAGAGATAGTCTTTGGTGAATCAAGCTTTGGCTCAGCTTCTCTTAGAAGAGAAGGCAGCCCTTCCTTAGGGTATGGGGGTGCTGGAGGATCAACAGGATGTGGACCCATTCCAGGAGCGGCTGTACTTGGCAGTGGAGTTGCTTCTGCAGGAACAGGGAGcagggctgctgctgttggtaATGGAGGCAACAACTCTTACCATCTGCCTGAGTCTTGTCCATCACCCTCCATCAATTCTACAATCAGCTGCCCTGGATTACACTCTCCTGATTCTGCCTGCCATGCACAGTCCCCTGGAGGCTCAGGTGCAACAAAATACATGTCCTCCATGCTCTCTCCTTCTTTTATGTCCTCACCACAAGTTTTCAGTGGTACACAGCAAGCACAGAGCCAGCCCTACCACTCAACGCCACCCcagccaaaaacaaaagttgaaCAATCCCAaggtgaggaagaagatgatgatgatttccTTATCCACCACTTATTACATACCCAGAGCTCCACTCCCCATGCATCCCAGCATCACCCACCTTCTCAGCAACTAACCCAATCACTCGCACAGGCTAGGGATGGGGAAAGCAAGGGGATGACTTATGAAATGAGCAAGATCTCGGAAGACCGCTACCACCTTCAAAGTGTCATTCGTACCAGTAGCACCACCAGCAGTTCTGGCAATGGAACGGCAATTGATGATGCAGCAATTGGCTTAAACAGTCCGTTGGAAATTTCACAGaagaaacaacagcagacagagtCAAAGTTGAACATATCAAAGTCCACTGCTGGAGGGGTAGGTGGGGTGAGTGACTCCTTTTCCCTCTCCCATCAGCAACAGCATGAGTCCCTAGACTCTGTGGTCCATTATGGAAGTGGGGACCGCTACACACAGCACCCACATTCTCAACATTCCCATCATACCTCACATGTGTCCTCACACTGTCAGCAGCACTCTCAGCACTCCCAAATCTCACAGCACTGTCGGCACACTCAACACTCTCAGCATAATCATCcccattcacactcacacagccaGCCTCATATGGAGCTGAAGAAACCGTCAGATGCAAACGACAATGCCTACTTGTGTAACACACCAGATGTGCAGCATGCTCAACAAAACcatatctccctctctctgatgGATTCGCCCTCAGACCCTCCCCAGCAAACACAAATGCCGGAGTCTGTCCTCTGTACCAACCGCACAAAGATTGACCCCCATCAACCCCCttcacagcaacagcagcatccTTTGAGACAGCAGAGTAACGAGTCCTCACAGTTGCAACTCCAGCTCCAAACTCAGGGTATGGATATCCAATACAGCCTTGGAGGTCAGCAAAGAGATGGAACCCAAGCAGGTCAGAACTCGGTATCTCCGCTTGAGATGCTGGAACAATCTCTTTCCCGAACGAACAGCAGAGACAATAGAAGATCTCTGGACAGAACTGGAGTTGGGGTGCCAGTAACAGGAGGGGAGGGAGTTGGTGGAGACAGAcatgagcagcagcacagactcACACCTCACCACCATCCCCAACAAACAACTTCAGATATCCACGACTTCCTTTCTGAACCAGATTTAGGCTTGTCCACCCCTGCACACCTGCACCACCTCAGCCAGCGCCAGGCCCACCACCAACCACAAGCACGCACTCATCATCAGCTGTCACACTCTCAGTTAGCTCATCCACTCTCCCACCGGATGGCAGCAAATATGGCAACACCCCAACAACAGCCCCAACAAAGAGAGCCTGTAACCCAACTGTCACACTCCCAGATAGACCAGCTCAAACAACACCAGTTTGACCCAGTGGGTAAAGAAGTACAACATCATGCTCAGCATCCACAGCGTTTTGCACCTCTAACATCCATCTGCTTTCCAGACTCTCTCCTGCAAGATGAAGATCGTCCTTTCTTTCCTGAGATGGAAGACATTTTTTGTTCAGCTGGTTACAAGTCAAGTTGTGCTGGGGATTCTGGGGCTGGACAGGCTGCTCAAGAAAGCCTTACCCAGCATCATGGGCAGGGGCAAGAGGGTATGAAAACCTTAAAAACAGGAGTAGCTCGAGAGAGCTATGATATAGTTGGTCATCACAATGATCAAGGCTATGGACAGTACTGCAACAGCCTTCctgaaacaggaaataataaTCTGCACTCAGACCTTGACTCTCTGAAGACCCACAAGCTTCCCTCCACTGTGAATACTGACCAGCTTGGCCTCATCCAATCCCAAACTCTGGCAATAGGATTGAGTTCAACAGTTCTAGGGGATGGCTCAGTCAACAAGATAATTGGAGCTGTGGGAGTCGGTGGAAGTTGCAGCACTCCTGGTCTGACGTCACCTATCTTCTGTTCCTCTCGACCCAAGAAACTGCTGAAGACAAGCTCATTTCACCTGCTCAAACAGCGGCGTGAGCCACAACCTCAAACTAAGAAAAACTATGcacaggagtatgaatttgaagacGATGAGGATAAAGCTGATGTGCCAGCTGATATCCGCCTCAACAGTCGTCGACATCCTGATCTGCTCCCTGACTTGGTTTCTAGTTGTAGAAAGGCTGGTGGGGTATCAGGAGTAAGTGGGCTCAGTCCACTAATTAGTGACATGGACTTCTGCCACTCCTCCAACTACCCTTCTCTTGGACACTCTTCACAACCGCCCTCCAATGGTGGCCCCAAGAAAAGAGGCAGGAAACCAACTAAACCAAAACGTGAAGGCCCTCCTCGCCCGCGAGGTAGACCACGCATACGTCCTCTTCCAGAGCCTCCTTACTGTAGGGGGCTTGTGGGATCAGTGGCTGGAGAAAGTAGGCGGGGTCGTGGACGGGGTCGTGGTCGAGGCAGAAAGGAGCAAGGGCTTGTGGAAATGCATCAAGACATGAACAAAGCAGGCCTCCCATATCATCTTCAACAGCTGCATCAACAGCAACAGTGCAGCCAACAGCAGCCTTACCAACAGCATCCACACCAACATAACAGACAGCAGGCAGATCACCATCAagcaccacaacaacaacatcacctGCATCAACATCAGCTGCATGTTTCCTGTCCTCACCCCCTACCGCATCATCAAGAGCAGCAACATCATCACCATGAGCCACAACAACAGCTATCCCAGCAGCCACAGCAAGATCCAATCAGACCTATGAAG ATCAAACTGCCCATTCCCGACATGCTTCCATCAGAGTCCCTGTTGAGGACAGATTCACTATCCAGCATCGAGCCAGCTTTTTCAGATGGATCAGTTGGGTCTGCACCATCTTTGGGCCCTAGTCCTGGACCCAGCAACATTGTGGACATCAGCAGAAATGATCTGAGCCAAACTCACATCAAGCTGCTAAAGCATCAGGAGAAAGCTGCAGAG ATGGTATGGAAGAAAGACTTTGATGATCCACTGAATCCCGAAGCCTGGGCTTCTATGCAGAAACTCTCTGGTTCA GCTGATGAGAAGGCTTTCGACTTAAAACCTGGCTTCATAACCTCATTTTTGGACTTCCTGAAGACAGGCAAAAAACAGACGGGCTTCGAGCATGGACATGATGGAGGTGAACAAGAAGCACTAAACTCCTGTTTCTCTCTTAAGGGGGAGATCAGGCCCTTAACTTCGCCTCATCCTCCCCTACCACAGACTCCTCCACTGCCGCCTACAGGAACATTCAGTGAGGGAGGGCAGGGTGAGGGGGCAGACTTGGCACTCAGCAGCTGTCCGAGTCCCTGCAAGCCTCTGGATGAGGAGCTTAAAGGGAACCTGGAAACGCtgccctccttctcctctgatGAGGAGGACTCGGTCAGTAAGAATCAGGACCTGCAGAAGAGCATCTCATCTGCCATCTCTGCCCTCTATGACACCCCACACACGTTGGCTGCTGCCATGGCTTCTGCCATGGTGAAAGCCCCACCCACCTTGTCTACCCCTACTCCACCACCTCTTACCCCCCCACTTCCTGCCATTCCTCCCCTCATTCCCAGTACAGAGAATGGAAAAGAGGAGGCCCTAACATACAATGAGCAACACATACAGGACAAGAGGGACCAACAGTTAGACTCCCCACAGTCAAATAGAGAAGAAGCAGTGGAGAGGGAGGTTGAGCAAGGAGGAgtagaagaggaggatggagaaggAACGACTGTAAATAATAAAGATTTAATAAGACATTCACACAGTCTACAAAGACTCCTGGAtgaacaggaggaagaggaagagaaagaggaaaggaTGACTGAAATGCAGATTTTGGAGGTTTCCGAGGTTTCAG ATTCTCCATCAGGATCTGTGCTTGCTCCTGAACATCCATCCCCATCATTGTCCATCTCCCCCTCACCACCCTCCTACTCTGCAccctcacccctccctcccctgtgTCTCTCTGTACCCTCCCCAATGCCATTCCGTCAGGAAGAGGAAATGGAAAATCCAACTTATCCTCcttctgagcagcagcagcactccttcCAGCGGGCTCCAACAGCAGGCACCTCTCCACCCCCATCCACTTCCCCTCCAGCTGTCCCGTCCTCACCTCTCTCCAATCTTCCCCTGGGCCAGtccatccctcctccttccACCACACCCCCTCCATCATCCTCTGATCAGGACCAGGAACCTGATGTTGGGCAGCCTTCCCCCTtctcaccctcctcttcctcaccctcTTCATCGTCctctccaccaccatcacctccaaCCCCAGAAGAGGCCCCAGCATCTCAGCGACTTACCTCCCTCCACCTGGCAAAGAAACAGGCTGACGCTGCTATAGCCGGTGAGAGTGAAGAGGAGGACAGTGAGAGTGGAGGCGAGGGAATCTTTCGTGAACGGGACGAGTTTGTGGTTCGAACTGAGGACATCGGGACTCTTAAG ATGGCCTTGCAGACGGGAAGAGAGCCCCCACCAATCTGGAGGGTGCAGAAAGCCTTGCTCCAGAAATTCAGCCCAGAGATCAAGGATGGTCAAAGGCAGTTCTGTGCAACAAGTAAT TATCTGGGCTACTTCGGTGATGCTAAAATGCGCTACCAGCGTTTGTATGTGAAGTTTTTGGAGAACGTCAACAAAAAAGATTATGTCAGAGTGTGTTCTCGAAAGCCATGGCATAGAGCTGGTCTGACTCTGAG GCGCCAGTCTTTACCGAAACAGCTGCCCACCAATCACAATCGAACCCCACCTCAAGTGGAGAGAGAcgacagagacagggagagacagaaagagagagagctgaaaGAGCAAAGAGAAAAGGAACAACGAGAGAGGGAAAATAGGGAAAAAGTAGAAAAGGAGTATAaggaaagacagaggagagagagattagagaaagagaggaaagaaagggagaaacaagagcaggagcagaaagagaggaacagaaaggaaataaagaagGTGGAGCGGGAAAAGGAGGACAGAGATGAAAATGAGAGGGGGAatagagaaagtgagagagaaatggaaagGGAGAACGAGAAGGGAAGTGAAAGAGGGGAGAAAGGGCCGAAGGAAAGGGAGAAAGGGGAATatgagagagagcaaagagagagagagctgaaagAGACGGAGCGAAGGAACAGGgagcagaaagagaaggagaaacaggATAAGGAgcggaaagagagggagaaacaggaaagagaaaggagagaaagggagagacacGAGAGAGAActaaaagagagggaaagacatgagagagaacaaagagagagggagcggaAGGAGAGAGAGCACAAAGAAACCGACAAcctagagagagagaaaagagacaaagagagggaaaagagagaaagggagcagagagaggcacaaGAACAGAAAGACCGCGAACAGAAGGAGAGggatgaagagagagggagagtgcagaaagaaaaagagagaagagagaatgagaaggagaaggagaaacaaaGGGATCAGGAGAATGTGCGTGGAAGGAGAGATGACACAATGGAGATTGCTGGGTTGAAGGAggataaaagaagaagagagaagaagatggAGTGTCAGACCAGAGCCAAGACCTCACAGGACAATGTGGAGCCTCCTCCCAAAAAGAGAATGAAATGGCTGAAGGTGGTGCAGTCCTCCTCCGACGAATCTGATTCCTCCCCACCCAGTGATGAGGACG gGCCTGTGCAGGGTGGGGCTGACAGCCGAGCAATGAGGGAGATGTTTAGGAGCTATGTGGAAATGTTGGTCAGCACAGCACTTGACCCTGATATGATCCAGGCACTGCAGGACACTGATG ACGAGTTGTACCTCCCACCCATGAGGAGAATTGATAGCCTGCTCAGTGAACAGAAGAGGAGGTTACTGAGGAGGGTCAACATGAGTGCTCAGCACCAG GAGGCTTTACATATATTTCCCCGATTGACGGCAGATACGCTGGAATCCGGAGCTGTCAAAGTTCACCTTGGCGGGGAGGGATACAATCGCAAAACCCTCAACTGGGTCAAGAGGAGTATTCCTAAGCAACAG GATCTGAAGCTGTCAATTGAAACTTGCCGGATCTACAGTTTGTATCATTCCCTTCACCACTTCAAGTATCACACCTTCCTGCATTGCAAGAAGGAG ACGCACAGTATTGAGCAAGCAGCGGAGGATCCTGGCCAGGAGGAGGTGGTGCAGCAGTGCATGGCCAACCAGGGCTGGTTGGAGAGCCTCTATAACTCCTTCATGGAACTACTAAGCCTTAGTGCCAAGGCCTGA